Proteins encoded together in one Coffea arabica cultivar ET-39 chromosome 2c, Coffea Arabica ET-39 HiFi, whole genome shotgun sequence window:
- the LOC113726458 gene encoding elicitor-responsive protein 1 isoform X2 has product MSISGIQGQPLEITVVGCSKLKDTEWISRQDPYVCLEYASTKFRTRTHTDGGKNPTFQEKFVFSLIEGLREITVAVWNSNTITYDDFIGNGKVQLQKVLSQGFDDSSWPLQTKTGRHAGEVRLIMHYANANPATSYAPSAPPYVAPPIPQSSLYAAPPPSVGSYLPPTTYPAPPPPYSPYPPNPAAYVPAPYYPPAQAAYPAAYGAPSAYPPPPYPPPPYDPSHYHTGPFPGIYPPPPY; this is encoded by the exons ATGTCGATTTCTGGAATTCAAGGTCAACCCCTGGAGATCACCG TTGTAGGCTGCAGCAAATTGAAGGATACGGAGTGGATTTCAAGACAAGATCCTTACGTTTGCCTGGAATACGCCAGCACTAAATTCCGTACCCGTACCCACACAG ACGGTGGAAAAAACCCTACTTTTCAAGAGAAATTCGTCTTCTCCTTGATTGAAGGGCTAAGGGAGATCACTGTTGCTGTTTGGAACAGCAATACCATTACCTATGATGATTTTATCGGCAATGGAAA GGTTCAGCTGCAGAAAGTGCTTTCTCAGGGATTTGATGATAGTTCTTGGCCACTCCAAACTAAAACCGGCAG GCATGCTGGAGAAGTTCGGCTGATTATGCACTATGCAAATGCTAAT CCTGCAACAAGTTATGCTCCATCCGCTCCACCTTATGTGGCACCACCAATACCCCAAAGTTCTTTGTATGCTGCTCCCCCCCCATCTGTTGGGTCTTATCTACCTCCAACAACCTATCCTGCTCCACCTCCTCCCTATTCACCGTATCCTCCTAATCCTGCAGCATACGTGCCAGCACCATATTATCCTCCTGCTCAAGCTGCTTATCCTGCAGCTTATGGAGCACCTTCAGCTTATCCTCCACCGCCATATCCACCTCCACCTTATGATCCATCTCATTACCATACAG GTCCATTCCCTGGAATCTATCCTCCACCACCATACTGA
- the LOC113726458 gene encoding elicitor-responsive protein 1 isoform X1 produces the protein MSISGIQGQPLEITVVGCSKLKDTEWISRQDPYVCLEYASTKFRTRTHTDGGKNPTFQEKFVFSLIEGLREITVAVWNSNTITYDDFIGNGKVQLQKVLSQGFDDSSWPLQTKTGRHAGEVRLIMHYANANKPATSYAPSAPPYVAPPIPQSSLYAAPPPSVGSYLPPTTYPAPPPPYSPYPPNPAAYVPAPYYPPAQAAYPAAYGAPSAYPPPPYPPPPYDPSHYHTGPFPGIYPPPPY, from the exons ATGTCGATTTCTGGAATTCAAGGTCAACCCCTGGAGATCACCG TTGTAGGCTGCAGCAAATTGAAGGATACGGAGTGGATTTCAAGACAAGATCCTTACGTTTGCCTGGAATACGCCAGCACTAAATTCCGTACCCGTACCCACACAG ACGGTGGAAAAAACCCTACTTTTCAAGAGAAATTCGTCTTCTCCTTGATTGAAGGGCTAAGGGAGATCACTGTTGCTGTTTGGAACAGCAATACCATTACCTATGATGATTTTATCGGCAATGGAAA GGTTCAGCTGCAGAAAGTGCTTTCTCAGGGATTTGATGATAGTTCTTGGCCACTCCAAACTAAAACCGGCAG GCATGCTGGAGAAGTTCGGCTGATTATGCACTATGCAAATGCTAAT AAGCCTGCAACAAGTTATGCTCCATCCGCTCCACCTTATGTGGCACCACCAATACCCCAAAGTTCTTTGTATGCTGCTCCCCCCCCATCTGTTGGGTCTTATCTACCTCCAACAACCTATCCTGCTCCACCTCCTCCCTATTCACCGTATCCTCCTAATCCTGCAGCATACGTGCCAGCACCATATTATCCTCCTGCTCAAGCTGCTTATCCTGCAGCTTATGGAGCACCTTCAGCTTATCCTCCACCGCCATATCCACCTCCACCTTATGATCCATCTCATTACCATACAG GTCCATTCCCTGGAATCTATCCTCCACCACCATACTGA